The following DNA comes from Amycolatopsis solani.
CGGCTCGGGCACGGACTACCGCGCGTTCTTCTTCCCCCGCCACGAAGGTGCCGGCAAGCCGTTCGAAGACCCCGGCACGGACACGATCGTCAGCACGCTGAACTCGGTGCACTGCGGGTACACCGAGACCGACGGCTCGAAGCACCAGACCGACGTCCGGCTCGCGATGTGGGCCTTCACCCGGCCCGCCGTCGCGCAGAAGCTGGCCGCGCTGAGCAAGGCCGGGTGCTGGGTGGACGTCGTGTACAGCTCGGCAAGCCAGGCGGTCCTGGACGCGCTGAAGGGTGTCCAGGTGACGAAGTGCGATTACCACGCCGGGCCCGGTCTGGACATCCGCGTGCACTCGAAGTACCTGCTGATCGACGGCGGCTTCGACGACGACATCGTCCCGCGTGTCTACACCGGCAGCCACAACTACGCGTGGTCGTCGCTGCGCCAGGAGGACGAGAACCTGCTGCGGATCATGGGCCGCGGCCCGCACACCGAGTACCTGGCGAACTTCCACCAGGTCCGCGACACCTGCCGCGCTAAGGCACCGGCTTCCACGGGCTGACTGTGTCGGTCGGCCGCGTCGGGTCGTGGAAGCGCGGGCGGTCCAGCTCGCCGCGGCGCAGCGGGACCAGGCCGTCGGTGATGGCCTGCATGATCTTCGCGTGCGCGCGCACCCCGGCGCCGGGGCGCTCCGGCTCGACGTCCGACAGGTCGACGGGGTCGCCGAAGTGCACCTGGAACCGCGGCCGGCGCAGTGGCGCGCTGAGCCCGGAGCGGGCGAGCGGGACCAGGTCGGCCGGGCCGTTCACGGTCTCGGTGCCCCAGTAGACGGCCTCGTGCGCGCCCCACTGGCTGATCGGGATCACCGGCACGCCCGAGGCGAGCGCCAGGCGGGCCGCGCCGGTCTTGCCGCGCTCCGGCCACAGGCCCGGGTCGTGGCTGATCCGGCCCTCGGGGTAGACGATGATCGGCTCGCGCGTGGTCTTCATCGCCTCGACGGCCTCGGCGAACTGCCCGACGGCGGTCCCCGCGTGCTTGCGGTCGACCCGCAGGTGCCCGCTGACCCGCAGCGCCGGCCCGATCACGGGCGCGTCCAGGATGCCGCCCGCCAGCATGAACCGCGGGTTGATGCCGATCCGCTTGCACGCCGCCATCAGCACGAACGCGTCGAACACGCCGATGTGGTTCGCGGTCATCAGCAGCGGCTTGCCGCGCAGCCGCGCCGGGATCCGGCCGGTGACGGTGAGCCGCCCGACCAGGTTCACCAGGCCGCGGTCGATGTTCAGCATGGTCCGCCAGATGGCGGGGGCACGGCGGGGCGGTTCGG
Coding sequences within:
- a CDS encoding lysophospholipid acyltransferase family protein — protein: MLALRTAEPPRRAPAIWRTMLNIDRGLVNLVGRLTVTGRIPARLRGKPLLMTANHIGVFDAFVLMAACKRIGINPRFMLAGGILDAPVIGPALRVSGHLRVDRKHAGTAVGQFAEAVEAMKTTREPIIVYPEGRISHDPGLWPERGKTGAARLALASGVPVIPISQWGAHEAVYWGTETVNGPADLVPLARSGLSAPLRRPRFQVHFGDPVDLSDVEPERPGAGVRAHAKIMQAITDGLVPLRRGELDRPRFHDPTRPTDTVSPWKPVP